One window of Vanessa atalanta chromosome 9, ilVanAtal1.2, whole genome shotgun sequence genomic DNA carries:
- the LOC125066249 gene encoding uncharacterized protein LOC125066249 codes for MNKEDVVKCHYVPLSSLKRALHLLETPSKPHDKRCKRNLLQLQMDKSLYETDLRSKKWRNAFQIALRRAIYSHDWDQLVYLLKKSPIWEHASNRSDELPLYIRALTILLMNHPSAKSQGLLNDYLHMVHSCRSDQDKKAVIKSLLTLPYKIYGR; via the exons ATGAACAAAGAAGATGTCGTCAAATGTCATTATGTTCCTTTAAGTAGTCTG AAACGAGCGCTACACTTACTAGAAACTCCGAGTAAACCACACGACAAACGCTGTAAGAGAAATCTTCTTCAGTTGCAAATGGATAAAAGTTTGTATGAGACTGATTTAAGGAGTAAGAAATGGAGGAATGCCTTCCAAATAGCTCTGCGTCGGGCTATCTACTCTCATGATTGGGATCAACTCGTCTATCTTTTGAAGAAATCACCAATATGGGAGCATGCTTCTAATAGAAGTGATGAACTGCCACTTTATATCAGA gCTTTAACAATACTTCTAATGAATCATCCAAGTGCTAAGTCACAGGGTTTATTAAACGACTACTTGCACATGGTCCACTCCTGTCGATCTGATCAAGATAAAAAAGCTGTCATCAAATCGCTACTCACTCTGCCATACAAGATCTATGGTcgatag